The following proteins come from a genomic window of Irregularibacter muris:
- a CDS encoding YihY/virulence factor BrkB family protein, which produces MGYHFVKISDKEFVKYLYKKLKEDEVTGLSAQIAYFLLLSIIPFLIFGITLLAYLPISTHYVIDLFKNIAPIEMFELVQNAITSVLDTKRGDILSMSILMTLWTASNGINAIIKALNKAYNAVENRGFILNRLISVLLVLGLVSAVGIALILSVFGNLIGKYLFSYLGVPHSFLIFWNIARILGSFALLVLIFALLYFIAPNKKLKWKEIFAGSIFAAIGWVLVSLVFSFYVNNFGNYSATYGSLGGVIILMLWLYLSGMILIIGGEINATAEYFRQEGLKRETA; this is translated from the coding sequence ATGGGATATCATTTCGTCAAAATCAGCGATAAGGAATTTGTAAAATATCTTTATAAAAAACTTAAAGAAGACGAGGTAACAGGACTTTCCGCCCAAATAGCCTATTTTCTTTTACTATCTATTATTCCTTTTTTAATCTTTGGAATCACACTTTTGGCTTACTTGCCAATTTCAACCCATTATGTAATTGATCTATTTAAGAATATTGCTCCTATTGAAATGTTTGAATTGGTGCAAAATGCCATCACTTCTGTATTAGACACCAAAAGAGGAGATATACTATCCATGAGCATATTGATGACTCTATGGACTGCTTCTAACGGGATTAATGCCATCATAAAAGCCTTGAATAAGGCTTATAATGCAGTGGAAAATAGGGGATTTATTTTAAACCGACTTATCTCTGTGCTCTTGGTATTGGGATTGGTATCTGCTGTCGGTATTGCCCTAATATTATCCGTCTTTGGAAATTTAATAGGAAAATATTTATTTAGTTACCTGGGAGTACCCCATTCTTTTCTGATTTTCTGGAATATTGCTAGAATATTAGGAAGCTTTGCTTTGTTAGTACTGATATTTGCTTTATTATACTTTATTGCTCCCAACAAGAAATTAAAATGGAAGGAAATCTTTGCAGGATCCATATTTGCTGCCATAGGTTGGGTACTGGTATCTTTAGTATTTTCATTTTATGTAAATAATTTTGGAAATTATTCCGCCACCTATGGAAGTTTGGGAGGAGTGATCATATTAATGCTTTGGCTATATCTCTCGGGAATGATTCTGATTATTGGTGGAGAGATAAATGCTACAGCTGAATATTTTAGGCAAGAAGGGCTTAAAAGGGAGACGGCATGA
- a CDS encoding FAD binding domain-containing protein, with protein MKSFNYVKATTLEEASNILIENGAKATILNGGTDLLVRLRENLIQPEAIVDIKGIPELKDTYYDENTGLTIGAMTTMNGLGEIKEIQENYAFLADAAHTVGSLQIRNRATLTGNICNASPLADTATSLLVLEAKVNTYHAKNGRRSIAIHEFFTGPRTNTLEMGEIVTSITIPPTKGKGIYIKNARREEVDLSTVGVAVFKEDNGQFRIALGAVAATPIRAYKAEEIISNQEVTEDRIEQAAKVARETATPITDIRASKEYRSEMVEVMTRRAIKKLIEA; from the coding sequence ATGAAATCGTTTAATTATGTTAAGGCCACAACACTGGAAGAAGCTAGTAATATCCTCATTGAAAATGGAGCGAAAGCGACAATCTTAAATGGTGGAACAGACCTTCTTGTAAGATTAAGAGAGAACTTAATTCAACCAGAGGCAATTGTGGATATTAAAGGTATTCCAGAATTAAAAGACACTTATTATGATGAAAACACAGGGCTCACTATTGGTGCTATGACCACCATGAATGGATTGGGAGAGATAAAAGAAATACAAGAAAACTATGCATTCTTAGCAGATGCAGCCCATACAGTAGGTTCTCTTCAAATTAGAAATAGAGCAACCCTTACAGGAAACATTTGTAATGCTTCACCTTTAGCAGATACCGCTACTTCTCTATTGGTTCTAGAGGCAAAAGTAAATACTTATCATGCTAAAAATGGTAGAAGATCTATTGCTATTCATGAATTTTTTACGGGCCCAAGAACCAACACTTTGGAAATGGGTGAAATCGTTACATCTATCACTATTCCTCCTACCAAAGGAAAAGGGATCTATATTAAGAATGCCCGAAGAGAAGAAGTTGATTTAAGTACAGTAGGAGTAGCTGTTTTCAAAGAAGACAATGGTCAATTTAGAATAGCCTTAGGGGCGGTTGCTGCTACACCTATTCGAGCGTATAAAGCAGAAGAGATTATTAGCAATCAAGAAGTAACAGAGGATAGGATAGAACAAGCTGCCAAGGTAGCAAGAGAGACGGCTACACCTATTACAGATATTCGTGCATCTAAAGAATATCGTTCTGAAATGGTAGAAGTAATGACTAGAAGAGCGATAAAAAAATTAATTGAAGCTTAG
- a CDS encoding (2Fe-2S)-binding protein: MFEITFTINGEKLTKQVEPNKTLLKYIREDLDLTGTKEGCGAGECGACTILVDGKATNACLMLAVEADGKEITTIEGVSDGYNLDPLQDAFIEHAALQCGFCTPGMILSAKALLKNNPHPTREEVKRAISGNLCRCTGYKKIIDAIMDVAENNKEQGEA; this comes from the coding sequence ATGTTTGAAATTACCTTTACAATAAACGGTGAAAAACTGACTAAGCAAGTTGAGCCTAATAAGACCTTGCTAAAATATATAAGAGAAGATTTAGATTTAACGGGTACAAAGGAAGGTTGTGGAGCAGGAGAATGTGGAGCTTGTACCATTCTTGTAGATGGAAAAGCTACTAATGCCTGTTTAATGCTAGCCGTAGAAGCGGATGGCAAAGAAATTACTACCATAGAAGGGGTATCAGATGGATATAATTTAGATCCACTACAAGATGCTTTTATTGAACATGCAGCTCTACAATGCGGATTTTGTACTCCTGGTATGATTTTATCTGCTAAAGCTTTATTGAAAAACAATCCTCATCCTACGAGAGAAGAGGTAAAAAGAGCCATCAGTGGTAACCTTTGTCGTTGTACAGGCTATAAAAAGATAATAGATGCTATTATGGATGTAGCTGAAAATAATAAGGAACAGGGGGAAGCGTAA